The Fibrobacter sp. UWEL nucleotide sequence TTACCGGACTTGCTGGGAAGTTCGTAGGCGCGGGCTCCTCGCGGTTGGTAATTGCTGGTGTCGTGCTGAGCGCACCAGACGGTCAAATTACCGTCATTCTTGATCTGAGCCTTCAAGAGGTAATCGATGGCCTTGTCCATAGCAGACCCCATCTTGGCGCGAGTGGCGTCATCGATAATGTCGCTATCGAAGGGTGCGGTCTTGTTGGCGATATCCATCATGGTCACCATGGCGCGAATCATGGCGTTGTCGTTCAGCGTAATGTGGTCGCTGTAATTGCCTCGCTTGGGCCACACCTGAGGCAAGCCGCCGTTGGCTCTCTGCATGGTCAGCAGGAAATTGATGCCCTTGTTGAAACTGCTTTTGAACGCCGATTTGTAATTGCTGTTGGTGGTCTCCTTGTAGCGGATTGCCAACAATCGCAATTCCTGGACCGTTGCGTTGTTGTCGATGGTGGCGAGGTCCCCGCCGCTGGCAGAGCGCCATTCCGATTTGTTTCCACCGGTATAGGCATTTTTGTAGCTGCTTGCCATGGCCTTGTAAAAACCGCCGTTGCTAATCTGCCAGGTGGTCATGTTGTAGGCATACTGGTCAATATCCATGCCGCTTGCAGCACTGGTCAACTCGGAGTACCCGCGATAACTATTAATCTTGGAAACCGCAACAGCAGGCGGCTCATAAGCCGCCCCTAAAGCAGAGGACCCAGCAAGAGCTGCTAATCCAGTAAAAACCAAAAATCTATCCATCTTCATACACACTACCTTTATTCCGCTGTCATCCTCGACTCGATCGAGGATCTAGCTGTACTTACCTGTACCATAATCTATACGTTTTTTGTAAATACAGACTTTTACATCCTGCGGAATAATTGTCCAGAGACAACAATCCCACAAATCTAAAACTATACCCAAAAGCCTATTTTTTTCAGTAAAAAAGGCTTTTCTCATTGTCAAATTGTCAATGGCGTTGGCCCGATTTTTGCTAACTTTGGGGGCGAAACTTAAATAAGGTGCCTTATGAACCCGAAAATCTACTACACCATTACCGACGAGGCTCCGTTCCTCGCTACTCAATCCCTTCTGCCCATCGTAAGCGCTTTTGCAAAGACCGCTGGCATTGATGTGGATACTAAGAACATTTCTCTCGCTCACCGTATTCTGGCTGTTTTCGGCAAGACCGAAGACGATCTGGGATTCCTGGGCAAGCTGGCTCTGGATGCAAGCGCAAATATTATCAAGCTTCCTAACATTTCTGCTTCTCTTCCGCAGTTGAAGGCTGCCATTGCTGAACTTCAGAAGAATGGCTACGATGTTCCGGAATATCCCGATGAACCCGCTACCGAAGCTGAAAAGGAAATCCGCGCCAAGTACGACAAGGTGAAGGGCTCCGCTGTGAACCCGGTGCTCCGTCAGGGTAACTCTGACCGCCGCGCTCCCAAGGCTGTTAAGAACTACGCCAAGAAGAACCCCCACAAGATGGGTGCCTGGTCTTCTGATAGCAAGACTCATGTTTCTTACATGACTGCCGACGATTTCTACGGTAACGAAAAGTCCGTTACCCTGGGCGACGCCGACTCCTTCAAGATTGAATACGTTGCAGCTGATGGCGCTGTTACTGAACTCCGCGCTGCAAAGCCCACTCTCGCTGGTGAAATCCTGGATGCTACCGTCATGCGTATGGCTTCCTTGGAAAAGTTCATCGCCGACCAGATGGCTGATGCCAAGGCAAAGGGCGTTCTCTTCTCCGTGCATCTGAAGGCTACCATGATGAAGGTTTCTGACCCCGTCATGTTCGGTGCTTTCGTTCGTGTGTTCTTCAAGGACGTGTTCACCAAGTATGCCGACCTGTTCAAGGAAATCGGCGTTAACGAAAATAACGGTCTGGGTGACCTTTACAAGCGCCTGGAAGGCAATGCCAAGGAAGCTGAAGTCAAGGCTGCAATCGATGCCGCTCTGGCTAACGGCCCGGCTATCGCCATGGTGGATTCCGACAAGGGTATCACCAACCTGAACGTTCCCAGCGACGTGATTATCGATGCTTCCATGCCGGCCATGATCCGTAACTCTGGCTGCATGTGGAACAAGGAAGGCAAGCTCCAGGAAGTAAAGGCTTGCATTCCGGACCGCTGCTACGCAGGCATCTACGAAGCTACCATCGATTTCCACAAGAAGAATGGTGCATTTGACCCCACTACCATGGGTTCTACCTCCAACGTTGGCCTGATGGCTCAGGGTGCCGAAGAATACGGCTCTCACGACAAGACCTTCATTGCCAAGGGCAAGGGCGTTATCCGTGCAGTGAACAGCAAGGGTGAAGTTCTCCTTTCTCAGGACGTTGAAGCCGGCGACATCTTCCGTATGTGCCAGGCCAAGGACGCTCCCATCAAGGACTGGGTCAAGCTGGCTGTGAACCGCGCTCGCGTTTCCGAAACTCCGGCAATTTTCTGGCTGGACCCGCAGCGTGCTCATGACCGCGAAATCCAGAAGAAGGTGGAAGTTTACCTGAAGGACCACGATATTAACGGCCTTGACATCAAGATTATGGACCCCAAGTCCGCCATTACCGAATCCCTGACCCGCGCCAAGGCTGGTCTGGATACCATCAGCGTTACCGGTAACGTGATGCGTGACTACCTGACCGACTTGTTCCCCATCTTGGAAGTGGGTACTTCTGCCAAGATGTACTCCATCGTGCCTCTCATGGCTGGTGGCGGCATGTTCGAAACTGGTGCAGGTGGCTCCGCTCCTAAGCACGTACAGCAGTTCCTTGCTGAAAACTACCTGCGCTGGGATTCCCTGGGTGAATACTTCGCTCTGGTTCCGTCTTTCGAACAGATTGCCTCTACTACCGGCAACAAGAAGGCTAAGGTGCTGGCTGATACTTTGGACGAAGCTAACGGTCGCATTCTTGAAAACAACCGTACTCCGGCCCGTAAGATCGGCGACCTGGACAACCGCGGCTCTCACTTCTACCTGGCCATGTACTGGGCCGAAGCCCTTGCCGCACAGACTGCTGATGCAGAACTGGCTGCAAAGTTCGCTCCCGTAGCAGCAGCCCTCACCGCTGGTGAAAAGGACATCGTTGCCGCTTACACCGCAGCTCAGGGCCAGCCCGTAGACATCGGCGGTTACTACCTGCCCAAGGCAGAACTACTGAAGAAGTGGATGCGCCCCGTCGAAGCCTTCAACAAGGTGATTGACGCGATTTAATCAGCGTTGTCATCCCCGCGCCCCACACTGTCATCCTGAGCGTAGCGCCATAGGCGCGAAGTCGAAGGATCTCAGCATAGGCATTACAAAAATAAGAACCGGAATTTTCGTTCCGGTTCTTGTTTTCTTTGTGCTTCACAACAGCTTACTTACTTGTTTCGGTTGTTTCAACATCGCTCTTAGATATTGCTCCCGATTCCGTTGTTACAAAGATTCCGTTCTCTGCACTATAGGATGGCCTAAGCCCTGTCACTCGAGACATGGGAATATCGAACGTTGCTCCAACTTCGCTTAGCTTATAAGCTTCTTGAGTCCAGGAGGGTGCTTCCTTGAAGAACAGGGATTTTCCTCCTCTCTTTGACAGCAGCGCCGTACTTGAAGTGTGGTCTGTGGAGTGGATTACCATGATCTGGCGATGCTTCCCATCCCATTTTAGACCCGTGTGAATAACGTCATCCACCTTGGTGCTGAATCCGCTATGATACAACGTGGTATCATTATCCGGATACCTGTTTGGATTCTGGATAGTCACAGGTGCGCGGAATGCCAAGGTGGCCGTACCCCCAGTCATGGTGCCGCGGTTGTAGTCAAAGTCGTCTGGCAGATAATACACAGAAATGTAACGGTACTTTTTAGGATCCTTCTGTTCCCACAGACCGTCAAAATACATGGTAAGACGTTCTCCCTCTACCGCAGCCGTATCCATTGTGGCAAAGAACACGATGTAAGAGGAAACACTGAATTGATGCTCGTCAAAATCTAAAGTATACGCGGCAACATTCGACTTGTTGAACGTGGAATCGTTGAACATCTGCTCAACAGCCTTCTCACCCTTGTATACCTTATCGGTTTCTGGATCGACGTAATAAGCCTCCTCAGAATCTTCGTCCCAATCTACATTGGGTTTGGTGGCCGAACTGCAAGAAGCCATCTGCATTGCCAACACAGATGGAATAATATAAGCCAGTGTTTTTTTGATACTCATAGTGAAGACTCCTTTCGCTGAAATTTATATAGAGAAGAAAGGAGCTTTTATTTCAAGTTTTCACTCTTGTATTCCAACTCGGAACAGCTTTTCGGGGTGTTTATTCCCGTTTTTTTTGCTACACAAATTGGATTGTTCTCTTTCTTAGATATATTTGTAGAGGATGTAATGAGAAGATGCCTTTGGCGTCGTTTTTTTCTTGTGTAGAGGTTTTTATGCATAAAAATCATAAAACAGGATTTACTCTTGTTGAGCTCATGGTCGTTATTGTGATCATGGGTATTCTTGCTGGTGTTGCAATACCCAAATTAACGAACTCCGTTACAAAGGCCAAGGCAAGTGAAGTTGCCCCCGCCGCCAATACCTATATCAAGCTGCAGAATGCCTATGTCATGGAAAAGAAGCGAATCGGTTCTTGGAGAAAAATTGGGTATACCAAACCCAAGTCAGACGTGTTTACGTACGATAAGGCTGATATTAAGGTTGCAACGAATGTGTCTAATCTCGGTGAGTCCGGCTTAGTAGGTTGGAAAGCTACAAATAAAGCTCCCCTTGGTGGCTGCACCATCGATAATGAATGGACCGTGACTATCCTGAATAAGGGGGCCGATAGTGATGGCAACATTCAGCTTGAATACAAGTCGGATGTTTCCTCTAGCGAATGTGCCGCAATCTCCGGCGATTGGGGTGTCGTTGGCGGGAATACTCAGGTGGCTGCGTCTAGTAATGAACCGAAAACAGAATGGTCTGCTGTGTCTAGGTATGAACTTAATACTAACGCTGATGGAACGTTTAATTTTGGAGGAGCCCTTTGGAATGGACAAAGTTCGCAGAACGATAAATCTAAAGATAAAAATTTTTCCACGGCATCGGGAACCTATTATTTGAATTATGGTTTATTGGGCGCAGATGCAAAACAAACGTTACTCGGAGGAACTTCTTCAACGGTAAAGATTCTTTCTGCAGTAGACTTAAAGGGTGATGAAACTTTGGTGAAGGGCCATACGTACGAAGTTACGCAAACTCTGTACTATGGGTATGCTAAAGAAGATATCATTATGGCTAATACATATGGATCTAGGAAGGTGTATTTTACTGCAACTTCAGCAACGGGCGGCGATTATTGCTATAAATTGGACGCTAATGGAAAGTGTTCCGGCACCAACAAAATTGATATGAGTACGGACACGTCTAATTGGGTTGAAACTACTGAAGATGAAAAAGATGACCCTATGAAACAGACTTGGAACTATCCTTCCCCTTTGCTGAAGGATACGATTGAAGTAACCAAGGATGGCTATACTTCTGAAGGAAAAATGACATTGGCAAAGGCTATTGTGAGTGGATGCTCTTCTGATAATGATGGCAAAGCAAAAAGTTTGGATAAGAATGATCAGGATGAAACAACGTTTAACAGCCTTTATAATGTGAGTGGTTATGTTAAGAATGACAATGTCGCTGCGGGAACTGATTTAAATAACTGGCTCAAAGACGAAGTAGGTTC carries:
- a CDS encoding NADP-dependent isocitrate dehydrogenase, with product MNPKIYYTITDEAPFLATQSLLPIVSAFAKTAGIDVDTKNISLAHRILAVFGKTEDDLGFLGKLALDASANIIKLPNISASLPQLKAAIAELQKNGYDVPEYPDEPATEAEKEIRAKYDKVKGSAVNPVLRQGNSDRRAPKAVKNYAKKNPHKMGAWSSDSKTHVSYMTADDFYGNEKSVTLGDADSFKIEYVAADGAVTELRAAKPTLAGEILDATVMRMASLEKFIADQMADAKAKGVLFSVHLKATMMKVSDPVMFGAFVRVFFKDVFTKYADLFKEIGVNENNGLGDLYKRLEGNAKEAEVKAAIDAALANGPAIAMVDSDKGITNLNVPSDVIIDASMPAMIRNSGCMWNKEGKLQEVKACIPDRCYAGIYEATIDFHKKNGAFDPTTMGSTSNVGLMAQGAEEYGSHDKTFIAKGKGVIRAVNSKGEVLLSQDVEAGDIFRMCQAKDAPIKDWVKLAVNRARVSETPAIFWLDPQRAHDREIQKKVEVYLKDHDINGLDIKIMDPKSAITESLTRAKAGLDTISVTGNVMRDYLTDLFPILEVGTSAKMYSIVPLMAGGGMFETGAGGSAPKHVQQFLAENYLRWDSLGEYFALVPSFEQIASTTGNKKAKVLADTLDEANGRILENNRTPARKIGDLDNRGSHFYLAMYWAEALAAQTADAELAAKFAPVAAALTAGEKDIVAAYTAAQGQPVDIGGYYLPKAELLKKWMRPVEAFNKVIDAI
- a CDS encoding type IV pilin protein, translating into MHKNHKTGFTLVELMVVIVIMGILAGVAIPKLTNSVTKAKASEVAPAANTYIKLQNAYVMEKKRIGSWRKIGYTKPKSDVFTYDKADIKVATNVSNLGESGLVGWKATNKAPLGGCTIDNEWTVTILNKGADSDGNIQLEYKSDVSSSECAAISGDWGVVGGNTQVAASSNEPKTEWSAVSRYELNTNADGTFNFGGALWNGQSSQNDKSKDKNFSTASGTYYLNYGLLGADAKQTLLGGTSSTVKILSAVDLKGDETLVKGHTYEVTQTLYYGYAKEDIIMANTYGSRKVYFTATSATGGDYCYKLDANGKCSGTNKIDMSTDTSNWVETTEDEKDDPMKQTWNYPSPLLKDTIEVTKDGYTSEGKMTLAKAIVSGCSSDNDGKAKSLDKNDQDETTFNSLYNVSGYVKNDNVAAGTDLNNWLKDEVGSSANTSSVKILSELHTTESVVPGNIYAATQSLYYGDANGVRIYGTRVVYAVMTQTTTKANPRVRYYYDLACKQEITLTTDTTHWVKSSTTETSSD